The segment CAAGACGGTGATCACGCGGACCCACCTGCTGCCCGCGTTCCTGGTCCTGACGGTCATGATGGTGGCCTTGTGGCTCATGGGCATGCCCTTCCTCCAGGCCCTGACGATCTCCACCGGGGTGAAGATCGCGGTCGCGCTCCTCGTGTTCCGCCGCCAGGCACCGCAGCCCTGACCCCCCCCTCGCCGACGACGGCGCGCCCGTCGCCGTAACCGCCCGGCGGACGTGGCTGGATGTCGGCGTCCGGCTTGGGCTTGTGGATCATCGGCCGTTAACCTCCCGCTAGTTGCTCAAGTCAACCAATAGGGATGGGTATGGACGACACCACCGGACGCTTCCACAGCCACGTCGAGGAGATCCTCGACGCCCTGGAGAAGGAACCGGACCGCGAGGCCCTCGTACACCACGACCGGCGCCTGACCGCCGGTGAACTGCGCGGCCTCGTCCACGCCATGGCCCGTGCCCTGCGGTCCCAAGGGGTGGAGCGGGGCCAGACGGTCACCCTCCTCGCCGGCAACCTCCCCGAGACGATCGCGGCCCGCTACGCGGCCGGACTGCTCGGCTGCGCGGTCAACCACCTCTACGCCGGTCTTTCGGCCGAAGTGCACGCCGACATCCTCCGGGACGTCGAGACCCGGGCCCTCATAGTCGACCCCGCCTACGCCGAGCGCGCCGCCGACCTGGCGCGGCGGGTGCCGCTGGAGCGGGTACTGCTCCTCGGCGGGGGCGAGGGTGCCGGCCTCGGCACCGGCACCGGCCTCGGCGTCGACCTGCTGGCGCTCGCCGCCGCGGAGTCCGCCGACGCCTTGCAGGGCGCCGCGCTCCCCGAGGACATCTGCACGATCCGCCACACCGGCGGCACCACCGGCCACCCCAAGGCCATCTGCACCACCTTCGGGCAGTGGGTGTCGATCGGCCCCGACTGGTCCGAGGAAGGGCAGGTCAGGACCCTGGTGTGCACCACCCTCGCGCATGCGGCGGGCTTCATGGCGGACAGCACGCTGCACCGCGGCGGCGCCGTGGTCCTGCTGGACGGGTTCGAACCCGGCGCCGTGCTGGCGGCCGTCGAGCGCGAGCGCATCACCCACACCTTCCTGCTGCCGCCGCTCCTCTACCAGCTGATGGACCACCCCG is part of the Streptomyces katrae genome and harbors:
- a CDS encoding AMP-binding protein, whose translation is MDDTTGRFHSHVEEILDALEKEPDREALVHHDRRLTAGELRGLVHAMARALRSQGVERGQTVTLLAGNLPETIAARYAAGLLGCAVNHLYAGLSAEVHADILRDVETRALIVDPAYAERAADLARRVPLERVLLLGGGEGAGLGTGTGLGVDLLALAAAESADALQGAALPEDICTIRHTGGTTGHPKAICTTFGQWVSIGPDWSEEGQVRTLVCTTLAHAAGFMADSTLHRGGAVVLLDGFEPGAVLAAVERERITHTFLLPPLLYQLMDHPEVDRTDTSSLRMLTYGGCASSPARLAAAVRRFGPVLNQFYGQNEAGGISMLSPQDHDPRRPELLRTAGKIMEGVEVAVRDPEGRHLPAGEHGEICVRSPHVMKGYWKQPGLTAEVLRDGWLHTGDIGFVDGDGYVTIVDRLKDMIVVVGGHVYTVELEDVLNSHPQVLQSAVLGVPDAHRMERVHAVVVRTPGGDVGEEELRAVVRERKGAMYEPASIVFVDELPLTDAGKPDKKLLRSRAAEPAGRA